In Gimesia benthica, a single window of DNA contains:
- a CDS encoding sulfatase-like hydrolase/transferase: MNSALRIFCCLVAFCIGSIESLQAKEAKQANPNFVIIFADDLGYGDLECYGHPRFKTPHINRMAAEGARLTQFNVPVPYCAPSRATLLTGRYPWRHGVWFNPAPDGKQFNTGVGIADSEVLISELLKEQGYSTLCVGKWHLGHNPRFYPTRHGFDDYLGILYSNDMRPVNLIKGEQVIEYPVIQANLTQRYTERAIEFIKENQQKPFFLYLPHAMPHKPLAASEAFYKKSGNGLYGDVIAELDWSVGEILKTLKDLKLDENTLVIFASDNGPWFGGNTAGLSGMKSTSWEGGLRVPMIARWPGKIPPRQVIDTVCGSIDVFPTILKQAGIKVPADRVIDGKDLFPVLTEQAPTPHEALFSMKGNSLFTVRSGPWKLHLKPSPRQLLANQGKDWIDPRGPDGVTIIAPYEQAMPDQPPGLLTGDQPAPMMLFNLEKDPAEQHNVAKDHPEVVARLQKLYEEMQTQVPDSIRNFDPRARSKK, from the coding sequence GTGAACAGCGCTCTCAGGATCTTTTGTTGTCTCGTTGCTTTCTGTATTGGATCGATCGAATCCCTGCAGGCGAAAGAGGCGAAGCAGGCCAACCCCAACTTTGTCATTATTTTCGCCGACGATCTGGGCTATGGGGATCTGGAATGCTACGGGCATCCCAGGTTCAAAACGCCGCATATAAACCGGATGGCTGCGGAAGGGGCGCGGTTGACGCAGTTTAACGTTCCGGTCCCTTATTGTGCTCCTTCCCGTGCCACACTGTTGACGGGGCGTTACCCCTGGCGGCACGGCGTCTGGTTTAACCCGGCTCCGGATGGGAAGCAGTTCAATACGGGGGTGGGGATCGCGGACAGCGAAGTTCTTATCAGCGAGTTGCTGAAAGAGCAGGGGTACTCGACTTTGTGTGTCGGGAAATGGCACCTGGGCCACAATCCCCGGTTCTACCCTACGAGACACGGCTTCGATGATTACCTGGGGATTCTGTATTCCAACGACATGCGTCCCGTGAACCTGATCAAGGGGGAGCAGGTCATCGAGTATCCGGTCATACAAGCGAATTTAACGCAGCGCTATACCGAACGGGCCATTGAGTTCATCAAGGAAAATCAACAGAAGCCCTTCTTCCTGTATCTACCGCATGCGATGCCGCATAAGCCGCTGGCTGCCTCGGAAGCGTTCTACAAGAAAAGTGGAAACGGTCTGTATGGTGATGTGATAGCTGAGCTCGACTGGAGTGTGGGAGAGATTCTGAAAACTCTGAAGGACCTCAAGCTCGATGAAAATACGCTGGTGATCTTTGCCTCAGACAACGGGCCCTGGTTTGGTGGGAATACGGCTGGTCTCTCGGGAATGAAATCGACCAGTTGGGAAGGAGGGCTGCGTGTGCCGATGATCGCCCGCTGGCCTGGTAAGATTCCTCCGCGCCAGGTGATCGATACTGTCTGTGGTTCGATCGATGTGTTCCCGACGATCCTGAAGCAGGCGGGAATCAAGGTACCTGCTGACCGGGTGATTGACGGCAAGGATCTGTTTCCCGTGCTGACCGAGCAGGCGCCGACTCCGCATGAGGCGCTCTTCTCCATGAAGGGGAATTCCCTGTTTACGGTACGAAGTGGGCCCTGGAAGCTTCACCTAAAACCATCCCCCCGACAGTTGCTGGCGAACCAGGGGAAAGACTGGATTGACCCGCGCGGGCCCGATGGTGTGACGATCATTGCTCCTTATGAACAGGCCATGCCGGACCAGCCGCCCGGATTGCTCACGGGCGATCAGCCGGCACCGATGATGCTCTTCAATCTTGAAAAGGATCCCGCCGAGCAGCATAACGTGGCGAAGGACCATCCCGAAGTCGTGGCGCGTCTGCAGAAGCTGTATGAGGAGATGCAGACCCAGGTTCCCGATTCCATTCGGAATTTCGATCCGCGGGCCCGCAGTAAAAAATAA
- a CDS encoding alpha/beta hydrolase, with product MKAPHLLMSLALAGLMLTGCDSAKDSMPEPDADKAPRVTQDESPMPEEAAPDSTSGSEREEKEKHETIRVFYGTDRNLTGSPKPKEFFGTKRSTLSLGFCDVSIPENHQPGELESPSIWKLEFRENPDKHVVLKSVEPASGSHFLTELRKTIEDSVETKETASGVLQRGGEAFIFIHGFNNSFEDAARRTAQIAYDLKFKGAPLMYSWPSQSSGSIWAYKEDGRTAQWCEENVTLFVEAIARESGARKIHLIAHSMGNRVLSRALKNISQKLTLARQEKPLFNEVILTAPDIDAQVFKDSIAPHIVQTADRFTIYSSSEDLALKASRVVNSLWHQRLGEGGSYLTVFPKFKKINVVDASDIDTNLFALGHSYHADSVTVLSDVRLVFEGIPVQRRNLRSLLQDLAWKFNSSGGSLLGRAVRGTFR from the coding sequence ATGAAAGCCCCCCATCTCCTGATGTCGCTGGCCCTGGCCGGCTTGATGCTGACAGGCTGTGACAGCGCCAAAGATTCCATGCCTGAACCAGATGCAGATAAAGCCCCGCGCGTGACGCAGGACGAATCTCCTATGCCTGAAGAAGCAGCGCCAGACTCTACCTCAGGCTCGGAGCGTGAGGAGAAAGAAAAACACGAGACCATCCGCGTCTTCTATGGCACCGACCGCAACCTCACCGGTTCCCCCAAACCCAAAGAGTTCTTCGGCACGAAACGGTCCACACTCTCCCTCGGCTTCTGTGATGTCAGCATCCCTGAAAACCATCAACCCGGAGAACTGGAATCCCCCAGCATCTGGAAACTGGAGTTCCGCGAAAACCCGGATAAGCATGTCGTACTGAAATCGGTCGAGCCAGCCTCCGGTTCGCATTTCCTGACCGAACTCCGTAAGACCATCGAGGATTCCGTCGAAACAAAAGAAACCGCCTCAGGCGTTCTGCAACGCGGCGGAGAAGCCTTTATTTTCATCCATGGATTCAACAACTCTTTTGAAGACGCAGCCCGGCGGACCGCACAGATCGCCTACGATCTGAAATTCAAAGGGGCACCGCTGATGTACAGTTGGCCTTCGCAGAGCAGCGGTTCGATCTGGGCCTACAAGGAAGATGGACGAACCGCACAATGGTGCGAAGAAAACGTCACCCTGTTTGTGGAAGCCATCGCCCGCGAATCCGGGGCACGCAAGATTCACCTCATCGCACACAGCATGGGTAACCGGGTCCTCTCGCGTGCACTCAAAAACATTTCTCAAAAGCTGACACTGGCGCGACAGGAGAAACCTCTGTTTAACGAGGTCATCCTCACCGCTCCCGACATCGACGCCCAGGTCTTTAAAGATTCCATCGCCCCTCACATCGTGCAGACCGCCGACCGATTCACCATCTACTCTTCCTCGGAAGACCTCGCCCTCAAAGCCTCCCGGGTGGTGAATTCGCTCTGGCATCAAAGGCTGGGAGAAGGGGGCTCCTACCTGACGGTCTTCCCCAAATTCAAGAAGATCAACGTGGTGGATGCATCCGACATCGATACAAACCTGTTCGCCCTGGGACACTCTTACCACGCAGACAGCGTCACCGTCCTCTCCGATGTCCGACTGGTGTTCGAAGGGATTCCAGTCCAGCGTCGCAACCTGCGTTCCCTGCTGCAGGATCTGGCCTGGAAGTTCAACAGCAGTGGCGGCAGTCTGCTGGGACGGGCGGTTCGCGGCACTTTCCGTTGA
- a CDS encoding DUF309 domain-containing protein, translating into MVYPVAEVVRLLPSSRLPEYTFVPGKSLPHPYRDPKGHSYGNKPKPPKALTQENWMEHRNYLNAIDFFNLGYYWEAHDEWERLLRVCGPDSIPGRFLKGLVKLSAAGIKVREGSIHGVRRHAASAGEVFADVAAESNADHYCGLELTRLQFAADRAAQLKYPDDLTMGEPIRVFPFLLEPEPFPLG; encoded by the coding sequence ATGGTTTATCCTGTTGCTGAAGTTGTACGTCTACTGCCATCATCCCGACTGCCTGAATATACGTTTGTGCCTGGCAAGAGTTTGCCGCATCCCTATCGTGATCCCAAGGGCCACAGCTACGGTAATAAGCCGAAGCCCCCGAAGGCGCTCACGCAGGAAAACTGGATGGAGCACCGGAACTATCTGAACGCGATCGACTTCTTCAACCTGGGCTACTACTGGGAAGCCCATGATGAATGGGAGCGTCTGTTACGCGTCTGTGGTCCGGATTCGATTCCAGGCCGTTTCCTGAAGGGACTGGTCAAGCTGTCCGCTGCCGGTATCAAAGTTCGCGAAGGCAGTATTCATGGTGTGCGTCGTCATGCTGCTTCCGCTGGTGAAGTATTTGCAGACGTGGCCGCGGAGTCAAACGCCGATCATTACTGTGGACTGGAACTGACTCGCTTGCAGTTCGCTGCAGACCGGGCTGCTCAGTTGAAGTATCCCGATGATCTGACGATGGGCGAACCGATTCGCGTCTTCCCCTTCCTGCTGGAACCAGAACCGTTCCCGCTGGGCTAG
- a CDS encoding sulfatase-like hydrolase/transferase, whose translation MKRLSVNVCLICCVVLFALPVQAAEQKQDQRPNIIFILLDNVGKDWFRCYGSSENQTPTIDHLAYNGLRFRNCYVTPVCSTTRHMLLTGRYPFRSGWHTHHDPAIYGGGYFDWNREICFARILRDAGYNTCISGKWQINDLFDPAQKDALIEHGFQEYCIFPEGKKGHPAHKKRYWDPYVIQNGKRLDTQGKFGPDIFTDYLIEYMKTHRDKPFCAYYSTILTHIPVVHTPHNLGEDLTPREQFAGMLNYSDYLIGRLVKALDELGIRDNTILFIVPDNGTDNGTDQNAEQSLGGRINGRVSGEGIYSLKEQGINMPLIINCPKLVGRERVSDDLIDAADFLPTLADLADAPLPSGVTIDGRSFAPQILDQPREEPWRPWCLTQYYKQRVVRDQRFKLYSTGEFYDLSEDPLEQHDLSGTERVKTDRATGTSHAELQAVLDSLPENAKLPWEFRSISARKIRAEEARQKEAEKSGN comes from the coding sequence ATGAAACGTCTGAGTGTGAATGTCTGTCTGATCTGCTGCGTGGTTCTCTTCGCACTGCCCGTGCAGGCTGCGGAACAAAAGCAGGACCAGCGCCCGAACATCATCTTTATTCTGCTCGATAACGTAGGCAAGGACTGGTTCCGCTGTTACGGGAGTTCGGAAAATCAGACGCCGACCATCGATCATCTGGCTTATAACGGTCTGCGGTTTCGCAACTGTTATGTGACGCCGGTCTGCAGTACGACGCGGCATATGCTGCTTACGGGACGCTACCCGTTCCGTTCGGGCTGGCATACGCACCACGATCCCGCGATTTACGGGGGTGGCTATTTTGACTGGAACCGGGAAATCTGCTTCGCCCGGATTCTGCGTGATGCAGGGTATAACACGTGTATCTCCGGGAAGTGGCAGATCAATGATCTGTTCGATCCCGCACAGAAAGACGCTCTGATCGAGCATGGATTTCAGGAGTACTGTATTTTTCCGGAAGGGAAAAAAGGGCATCCGGCTCATAAGAAACGCTACTGGGATCCGTATGTGATTCAGAATGGGAAGCGGCTGGATACGCAGGGGAAATTCGGTCCGGATATTTTTACCGACTACCTGATTGAGTATATGAAGACGCATCGGGATAAGCCGTTCTGTGCTTATTACTCTACGATTCTGACTCACATCCCCGTGGTGCATACGCCGCATAATCTGGGAGAAGACCTGACGCCGCGTGAGCAGTTTGCGGGCATGCTGAATTATTCCGATTACCTGATCGGGCGGCTTGTCAAGGCGCTGGACGAACTGGGTATCCGCGACAATACGATTCTGTTTATCGTGCCCGATAACGGGACAGATAACGGGACCGACCAGAATGCGGAACAGAGCCTGGGAGGCCGGATCAACGGTCGTGTTTCGGGAGAGGGGATCTACTCGCTGAAAGAGCAGGGCATTAACATGCCACTGATTATCAATTGTCCGAAGCTGGTGGGCAGAGAACGGGTCAGCGATGACCTGATTGATGCGGCCGATTTTCTGCCGACACTGGCTGATCTGGCCGACGCCCCGCTGCCATCGGGAGTGACGATTGACGGCAGGTCGTTTGCACCGCAGATTCTGGATCAGCCCCGTGAGGAGCCCTGGCGTCCGTGGTGTCTGACCCAGTATTACAAGCAGCGGGTGGTTCGCGATCAGCGGTTCAAGCTGTATTCCACCGGCGAGTTTTATGATCTGTCGGAGGACCCGCTCGAGCAGCACGACTTGTCGGGAACCGAACGCGTGAAAACCGATCGGGCGACAGGAACGTCGCACGCGGAACTGCAGGCGGTGCTGGATTCGCTGCCGGAAAACGCGAAGCTGCCCTGGGAGTTTCGCAGTATCTCGGCGCGGAAAATTCGGGCTGAAGAAGCGCGTCAGAAAGAAGCGGAGAAGTCGGGCAACTAG